CGCGTTGATGTCCGCCATGCCGCCCGCGTTGACGCCGAACTTCGCACCGGCCTTGATGTCGACCGCGCCGCCCGCGCTCATCGTCAGCGAGCCGCCCGCGGTCAACGACAGGTTGCCGCCCGCCCTGATGCTCACGTTGCGGGTCCCCGAGATCGACACCGTGCCGTCGCTGCGGATGGTCACGCTGGTCCGCGCCTCGTCCATGTGGACGGTGAGGCGGCCGTTGCCGGTCTGGAGCCGGATGCCGCTCTTCATGCGGGACTTGGCGTCCACGAGCTCCATGATGTGGCCGCTGCGCGAGGAGACGGACCGCCAGTTGACCCGGCCGCTCGTCGGGTCGATCGGCTGCAGCCCGTCCGTGTTGGGCGTCGGCTTGTCCCGGCCGTTGTACAACCCGGCGAGAACGTACGGGTGTTCCAAGGACCCCCGGTCGAAGGCGACCAGCACCTCGTCGCCCACCTCGGGCAGCATCAGACCACCGCCCCGGACCCCGCCCAGCTGCGCGACGCGGCACCAGTCGCTTTCGTACGTCTCCGAAAGCCACGGGAAACGCAGCTTGACCCGGTGCATCTTCAGCGGGTCCTTCGCATTGCTGACCAGCGCCATCGCGACGCCCGGCATCGGCGGCGCGGCGTCCGCGCCGCCCGAGGCGAGACCGTACAGCGAACGGAACTGGCGCCCCGAGACCGTCAGCCACGTCGTGAACGGCCGCCCGGACTCGAAGAGATGCCGCACCCCGGTCGCCGTGTACTTCCCCTCGAAGGGGAACCCGGCTCCCTTCAGCGCCACGGGCCGCCCCGGCCGCAGGTCGGGGTTGCCGGTGACGGCGACCTCGATCTCGGCGAACGACCCCGCCACGTCGTCCGCGAGCGCCCGGGCGGCGTGCGTGACCTGGGCCTGCGTCGTGTACGGCCACCCCGTCTCCGTCAGCTCCGCCTTCCCGAACGGCTGCGAAAGCTGCGCGGGCGTGATGTCGGCGACGATGTCCTTGCTGCGGACCGCCGGGGACTGCGCGGACAGGGCCCGCTTCGCCCGCATGTCCCACCCCCGCACCCCGGCCGTGGCGACCTGCCCCGCCGCGGTCACCGCGACCCGGCTGTGCAGCGCGTTGTGCCCGAATTCGAGGACGTACGGGCTCTGCGCGGCCGGTGTCGAGTCGGACGGCGCCCCGGCCGCCGGCGCGAGCTTGGCGAAGCACAGCTTCCCGTCCTCGTCGAAGGACAGATGGGTGTCGTTCTCCTGCGCGAGCCGGGAGAGGAAGTCCCAGTCGGTGATGTTCGGCTGGGTCGCCAGTTCGTACACCGTCGGCGTCGACTCGATCTTCCCGAGCTTCACCTTGTTGGCGGCGGCGACGCGGCGCACGATGTCGGACGCCGTCATGTTCGGGAAGCCATGCACACGGCGGTTGCGCAGCAGCCGGTGCCCCGGGTCGTAGCCGCGCACGACGAGCTGCTTGCCGCCGCCGTCCGAGTCGACCTCCAGGGCGGTGACCTCACCGGTCAGCATCGGCTTGCCGCGCACACCGTCCGTGAACGGGCACAGCACCGCCTTGGCGCCCACCTTGATCTGCGGGAACTTCTCCAGGATGTCCCCGCCCTCGTCGGCGAAGGTCAGCTGGAAGGCGGACGGCACGTTCACACTGGCGTCCACCCAGCCCTCGACGAGCAGCACGGCGAGCTTGTCGGGCAGGACGGACCCGCCGATCTCGGCGTGCAGGACGCTCGTGTACGTCTTCTCACTCATCAGGACTCCACGTGCGCGGGGACGGTGACGGGGCCGGGCCGGGCCTCGTCGGCGGCGGGCAGCAGTAGCTCGGTGCCGGGCCGCAGCCGCATCGGGTCGTCGATGTCGTTGGCCTCGGCGATCAGCCGCCAGCGGGTGGCGTCCCCGTACTCCCGCCACGCCAGCGACGCCAGCGAATCACCGGCCACCGTGCGGTGCACACGGCGCGCGGAGAGCGCGCCGGACGTCGGGTTCTGCCCCTTGGTGGGCATCGACACCTCGGTCAGCGCGAGCGAACACGTGGCGCGGATGGGTTCACCGGTCGGATTGAAGAGGGTGTAGGAGGCGCTGACGTTCGTCACGTACGCCACGAACTGCACGGTGTTGAACGACCCCCACGAGAACCGTACCCACGGCGGCGACGGCCGCTTGGAGGTGACGCTCTGCGGGGTCACCTCGCAGCACGAGAGGAGCATCTCGACCTGCTTCTGCACCTTCCCGGAGTTGGGGGTGCCGGAGGAGTCGAGGAAGACCTCCAGCTGGAGGGTGGCCGGGGCGGCGCCGGTGAACTTCGGCGGGGCGCCCCGGGTGTACGCGACGGCACGCTGCGTACGCCACTCGGCGGACCGCGCCATCTGGAGCTGCGTCGGGTTGAACTGGAACTCCACCTCACCGATCCGCCCGCCCATCGACCCGCCGAGGTCGGTGGGCGGCTGGTGGATGGCGAGCGCGGCGCGGACCAGGCTCGCGCCTGCCTTGCCGCCGGTGGGCGCGGCCATCTCAGGCACCTCCCGCGTCGGTGAACCCGTGGTGCGCGATCTCCAGCGTCTCCGTCGCCACGGCGGGGCTGTCCGGACTCAGGCTCGGCCCCTGCCAGCGCACGGGCAGCACCTCGACGAGCCCCCACTGCGCGACGATCGAACCGTCCGCGCGCAGCGCCGCGATCTGCGCGGTGGGCCGCGAGATCCCGGTCGCGATGGACGAGATCCAGGCGGCCACGCGGGCCGTGTCGGCGGTCAGGGGCCGGGTGAGCCGGATGGTGGAGAAGGTCACGCGGGTCGGCAGCTGCCAGACGAACCCGTTGTTGCCGCCCTCCTGCCGCTGCTCCACCTCCACCTCGGAGGAGAGCCCGTCGCACCCGTTGAACAGGCCGAGGTCCTGGCCGTCGATGGTGAGCTTGAAGAAGACGGTGGAGCCGGGGTCCTTGGGCGAGGGCATGGGTTCTCTTTGCTGTGGTGGCGGGTGGCGGGTGGCGGAGGGCTTAGGGCTTAGGGCTTAGGGCTGGTGTGGTCTGTTGTTGTCGGCTAGCGGCCGTGGTCGCGGAGCCTGCCCACGCGCTCGCGGTCGCTGCGCAACTCCGCGCGGAGCAGCCGCGACAACGGAGCGAGGAGCCGCCGCGCGAGGTCGTCGAGGTCGGCGGGGGCTGCGGCTTCGGAGTCGGGGCCGGGGTTGGTGTGCTCGGCCTGGGCCGGGGTGGCCGGTTTGGTCTCCGCCGGGGCTGGGCGGGGGGCCGGGGCGGGTTGCAGGGGGACGGAAACCTGCTGTTGGGGCTGGGGTCGTTGGGGTTGCGGCTCGGGCTGGGTGGGCGCGGCACGTCGTTGGACGGAGGGCGCCGGGATGGGCGCGGTACGTACGAGGGGTGGGGCGGGGGTGGGGGTGGGACGGGGCGGCGTAGGGGCGGCCGGTTTTGCGAGGGGTACGACGACGGGGGCGACGCCGCTGTTGGGCGGGTGCGGGTGCGGGTGCGTGGCGGCGTGGGGTGCGGGGCTTGTCGACTTTTGCAGGGGCACGGGGGTGGGTGCCGCCTTGGGGGCGGCCCCCGTTGCGGGGGTGTGCGGCGTGCTGGTGGTGGTGTGCGGCGTCAGGCCCCGGGCGGGGGAGAGGGGGTACTGAGCCGCTGCGGGCCGGTAACTGCCGGGGGCGACGCGACGGTTGATCGGGACGACGGGGAGGGGGCGGGGTTGTGGCTGGGCGTGCTTCGGTACCGGTGCGGGGTCGCTGCTTGCCGCGGGGGCGGGACCACTTGTCATCGGCTTCGGGGCAGGCGTCGTCGGTGCGCTGCTCGTCGGAGTCTGCTGCGAGTGGGTCTGGGGCGAACGGGCGGGGCCCGCGAGTGGTGCGGTCCCGCTGCTCGCCGACGTCTGGACCGGGGGCACGGGTGCGCCTATCGCGGTGCGGCGGGGGTGGGGCTGGTCGCTATGGGTGGGGGAGGGGGTGTCGGTCGTCGGCGGTCCGCTGAGAGGGCGCGGGTGGTTCTGGGATGCCGGGGCAGGAGCGGGGGCCGGTGTGGGCGCGGCGTTCGCTTGCCGTTGGGCGGGGGGCACGGGTGCGCCGATTGCGGTGCGGCGGGGGCGGCCGCTTGCCGTGGGCGGAGTGGGTGCGGACCCGGCTGACCGTTGGACAGGGGGCACAGGTGTGCCGGTGCTGGTGGGGTGGGGGTGGTTCTGGGGGCCGACGGTGGGCGTGGGAGTGGTGGGTGGTGTGGGTGCGGCGTTCGCTGACCGTTGCACGGGGGGCACGGGTGCGCCGATTGCGGTGCGGCGCGGGCGGGGCTGACCACTCGCCGTGCGCGTGGGTTCAGGTGCGGCGCCGGCGTTCGTCGGCTTGTGGGCGGGTGCCGCGGGGGTGGACGTCGGCGTCGGCCTCGGTGCGGGGCCGGGGGACGTCGACCTCTGGGCAGGGGCCGTCGGGCCGTTGACCGGGGCGGGGTCGGGGTGGCTCTGACCCGGTGTGGTGGGGGTGGGTGCGGCGGTCGTCGGCCGCTGGGCCGGAGGCGTCGGCGCGTCCGTCGCCGGTGTGGTGCGGGGGCGCTTCTGGACGGGTGCCGTGGGGGTGGTTCCCGCGCTCGTCGGCTTTTGCGCAGGGGCCGTTGGGCCCTGGGCCGGGGTGGGGCTGGAGCTCGTTGACCTCTGGGCAGGGGGGAGCGGTCCGTCGACCGGACTGCGGTTGCTCGCCGTGGGGGCGGGCGTGGACTTGGGTGCGGGGCCGTTGGTCGCTGTCCGCTGGACGGGGGCGTTCTGCGGTGCGGGCGCGTTGGTCGTGGTGTCGTGCGGAGGGCTCTTCGGGGCCGGGGCCGGGGTGCTTGCCGCGGCGGCGGGCGTGGACTTGGGTGCCGTCCGCTGGGCGGGGGTCTCGTGCGGGTGGGCCTTGGGCGCCGGGCTGCTGGCTGTGGGTGCGGGGCCGTTGGTCGCTGTCCGCTGGACGGGGGCGTTCTGCGGTGCGGGCGCGTTGGCCGTGGTCTCGTGCGGAGGGCTCTTCGGGGCCGGGGCCGGGGTGCTTGCCGCGGCGGCGGGCGTGGACTTGGGTGCCGTCCGCTGGGCGGGGGTCTCGTGCGGGTGGGCCGTGGGCGCCGGGCTGCTGGCTGCGGGTGCGGCGCCGTTGGTCGCTGTCCGCTGGACAGCGGCCTCGGGTGGGCGGCCCTTCGGTGCCGAGCTGCTCGTCGCGGGTGCGGGGCTGTTGTTCGGCGTCTGCTGGGCAGGGGGCACGGACGGGTGACTCTTCGGTGCCGGGTCGCCTGCCGTGGGCGCGGGTGTCGTCCGCTGGGCGGGGGTCTCGTGCGGGCGGGCCTTTGGTGCCGGGGTGCTCGTCGCGGGTGCGGGGCCGTTGTTCGGCGTCCGCTGGGCGGGGGCCTCGGACGGGTGGTCCTTGGGCGCCGGGGTGCTCGCCGCGGGGGCTGCCGTGCGCTCGGGGCCGTTGGTGGCCGTCCGCTGGACCGGGGGCTGGTGCGGGGTGCTCTGCGGTGCGGGCGCGTTCGTCGCGGCCTCGTGCGCGCGGCTCTTCGGCGTCGGGGTGCTCGCCTTGGGAGTGGGCACGTTGTCGGCCGTGCGGTGACCGGGAATCTCGTGCGGGGCGGGCCGCGACGCGGGCGCGTCCGGTGCGGCGTCCTGCGCACGGTTCTTCGGCGTCGGGGCGTTCGCTGCGGGGGCGGGTGCCGGGGTGACGGGCGCCGTGCGTTGGGCCGGGGGCTCAGGCGGGGCACTCTGCGGTGCCGCCGGTGCGGGGGCACCGGAAGGCGTGCCCGGACCGGCCTGCGCGCGCTGGACCCGGCGTATGCGAGGCCGTCGCTGTACGGGCTCAACGGGGGAATTCGCCCGTACAGCGACGGGGTCCGTGGCCGCTGACGCGGCATGCGATCCCGGGTCGGCAGGGGGAACCGGCCCGGGGGCATCGGTGGGCGGCGCGGTGGAGCTCGGCGGCGCCGTACGTGCCGCCCCGACAGGGAACAACTGCCGCTGTGGCACCACGCCCGGCGCCGCCGACACCAGCGGAGAGCGTCGGGTCGTACGCGACGGCTGCACCACCGGTACGGCAGGGCCACCCGGCGAGCTGCTCGCCGCCGGAGCAGGCAGCGCCCGCGCGGCGGCGGACCGCTGCACCGGCGCCGTGGCGGAGGAAGTCGCGGCCCCGCCCGCACCGAGGGGCGCGGCCTGCTCCTCCGTACCGGCAGTACTCGGATCACTCATCCCCCGTACCGGCAGACGGAGCGAAGGCAGGTCGAGGTCGCCCGGTCGGCCCGCCACCGGCGTCAGGACGTCGTGCAGCACACCGCCGGGCGCGGAGGCACGTACCGCATGCCCCAGCTCGCCGCCGAAGGACGGGTTCTGGTGGGTGGCGAGCATCGCGCCGAAACCCTGCTCGGCGACGGTCCGCGGCGTCGCGAGAACACGCTGGACGGGCGGCACGGAGGCCCACCCGCCACCACTGCCGCGGACCTCGGCACCGGAGCCGCTTTCGGGACCGACACCGGCCTCAGCACTCGAAGCGACTCCAACACCCGAAGCGACCTCGGCCGAAGCGCCCTCGGAGCCGCCCGGCGTACCCTCGCCCCGCGAACCCCGCCGCCACTTGAACAAGCCCATCACTTACCTCGACTCACCGACCGGTCGCCTTCGCCTCCGCCTGCTCCACCAATGTGGCGGTCCGCCCCACGTACGCGCGCCGGTCCGCGTGTTCGAGGTCGAGGATGTCGTCCATGCCCCAGTGGAAGTGGTAGGCGAGGTACGCGACTTCCTCCTCGATGCGGTCGGCCGCGTACGTCACGATTCCCCCAGGCGGCTCCCGGCCAGCTCCACCTCGAAGGACTCCGAGCAGTGCGGGCAGGCCACCGCCGCGCGGGTGTGGCCCTCCGCGTTGATCTGCCGGTAGAAGTCCTGGAGGAAGGCGAGGTCGGAGGCGAACATGTTCTCCACCGTGCCGTCGTGGACCGAGCCGAGCGTGCCGAGCCGGGTGATGACCCGGCCCAGCAGTACGACGGACAGGTAGGCGGGGTTCTCGCGCACCCGCACGTCCCGCAGCGGCACCAGTTCGTCACGTGCCGTCGCGAGCCGCATCGCGCCGTTGCGGTGCACGGTGCCGGACTCGTCCACGAAACCGCGCGGCAACTCGAACTCGAATTCCGTACGCAGTGGTTCGCGGACGCCCGTCACCGCGCCGGGCACCGTGCCCGCGCCCGCAGCCGTCCCCGCCGGACCCTCGCGCCGCATTATTCGATGACCAGCTCTTCGAAGACGATGGTGACCTGCTCGGTCAGCGCGGCGGCGTCGCCGGCCTTGACCCCGCTGGTCTCCACCTTGCTGCACCAGGCGTTGCGCAGGTTGTACCGCTTCACCGGGTTGTTCTGGTAATCCATCATCATGATCGTCGCGTTCTTGCGCGCCGAGCCCATGTCGCCCGCGATGGACTTGTTGATCCACTCGCTGAAGACGGGGCTCTGCGTCATGCCGCGGGTGACCGTGCACTCGCCGGCCTTCTTCACGCCGGGCATCTTCTTCACGACGGGCTTGCCGTCGGCCGAGACCTGCTGGTACTCGATGACGTCCTGCTCCATCGAGAGGCCGCTGACCTCCTGGAGGTATTCGACCATGACACCGTCGATCTGCAGGCCGAAATTGTGGGTGGTGAGGGCGTCACCGGGCTGAAGGGACAAGGGGGTTCACTCCTGAAGTGCCTGGATTGATCGTTCTTAGGTGGCGTACTGGCGTACCGGCGTACCGGCTTACTGCTCGGCTCGGACTACTCCTCCAGCTCGCCGCCCCCGCCGGAGAACTGCGCGAGCCGGAACACCACGAACTCGGCGGGCTTGACCGGCGCGATGCCGATCTCGCAGACGACCCGGCCGAGGTCGACCGACTCCGGAGGGTTGGTCTCCGCGTCGCACTTCACGTAGAAGGCGTCCTCGGGACGCGCGCCGAAGAGGGCACCCGAACGCCACTCGTTGACGAGGAACGCCGAGACGTTGCGGCGGATACGCGCCCACAGGGCGTGGTCGTTCGGCTCGAACACCACCCACTGGGTGCCGATGAGGATCGACTCTTCGAGGTAGTTGAAGTAGCGGCGCACGTTCAGGTAGCGCCACGCCGGGTCGGACGCCATCGTGCGCGCGCCCCACACGCGGATGCCGCGGCCCGGGAACGCGCGGATGCAGTTCACACCGATCGGGTTGAGCAGGTCCTGCTCACCGCGGGTGATCTGCAGCTCCAGGTCGACCGCGCCGCGCACGATCTCGTTGGCCGGCGCCTTGTGCACACCGCGCTCGGCGTCGTTGCGCGCCCAGATGCCCGCCATGTGGCCGGACGGCGGCACGACCACCGACTGACCGGACGCCGGGTCGAAGGACTTGATCCAGGGGTAGTAGAGGGCGGCGTAGCGCGAGTCGTAGCCGGCCAGCTCCTGGCGCCACTGCCGGACCTGGCGGGCGTTCAGCGACGGCGGCGGGTCGATGATGGCCATCCGGTCGCCCATCAGCTCACAGTGCGAGATGAGGCCGAGCTGGACCGCCTTGACCTGCTCCTCGTCGATGATGCCCTGCTGGTAGGCGGCCATCAGGTCGGGCACCGCGACCATGTTGATCTCGTCGAGGGCCTCCAGGCCGCCGAAGCCGGTGCGGTCCGAGGAGTCGCCGATGAACTGGGCGGTCTCGATGCGCGACACCTGGCCGTTCGAGGCGGGCACGGCGGGGGTGGCGGGCGTCGGCGGGGCCAGCGTCACGGTCTGCGCGTCGGGCTTGGCGAGCTGCCCGCCGGCCGTGGAGGCCTCCTCCAGGGCGATCGTCTTGGACCGCTGCCTGACCTGCGTGACCACGTAGTTGCGGGCGGTCTTCTTCGCGCTGACGTCGAAGTTCTCGACGACCTTGTCGCCGTCCTTGACGATCAGCTTGAAGCGGTCGGCGGCGCCCTCGCCCTCGCCGTCCTGCACCTCGACGGTCAGCGCGCCGCCGTCCGTGGTGCCCGCCGTGATCGCCGACACCGTGAACGCGCCGAGCGCCACGGGCTCGCCCGCGGTGAGCTCCTTGGGGGCCTGCGCCTGCGTCTGCTGCGCGGGGGCCTGCTGCTGCGGCTCGGTCGCGTCAGTGCCGCCGACGCGCACGACGTACGCGGCGCTGCCGCCGTTGTTGAAGAACCCGTACACGGAGTGCGCCAGGTAGTACCCGTCCGTGAACTCGCCGAACGCGGCCACATACTGCGACCAGTTGGTCACCAGCGTCGGCTCGTTGAGCGGTCCCCGCGGTGCAAGGCCGACGAAGGCCGCGACGGAGGTGCCGACGCCTTCGATGGGACGCGAACCGCTGGCGACTTCCTCGATGTAGACGCCGGGGGACAGGTAGTTGGGCATGCTGCTGTGCTCCAAGGCTCGAGGGGTGGCGAGGGTGTGGCGGGCGGACCGGCGATGCGCCGGTGCGGCTGCCGCTCGTTCCCCCTGTGTGCCGGCCGTGTGCCGGTCCCCGCTGGTTCGTACCTTGTCGACGGTGCCTCACGCGCGGGCCGGTGCGTAGAGACGGAAGGACGTCAGTGAG
The sequence above is a segment of the Streptomyces sp. Je 1-369 genome. Coding sequences within it:
- a CDS encoding phage tail sheath family protein, yielding MPNYLSPGVYIEEVASGSRPIEGVGTSVAAFVGLAPRGPLNEPTLVTNWSQYVAAFGEFTDGYYLAHSVYGFFNNGGSAAYVVRVGGTDATEPQQQAPAQQTQAQAPKELTAGEPVALGAFTVSAITAGTTDGGALTVEVQDGEGEGAADRFKLIVKDGDKVVENFDVSAKKTARNYVVTQVRQRSKTIALEEASTAGGQLAKPDAQTVTLAPPTPATPAVPASNGQVSRIETAQFIGDSSDRTGFGGLEALDEINMVAVPDLMAAYQQGIIDEEQVKAVQLGLISHCELMGDRMAIIDPPPSLNARQVRQWRQELAGYDSRYAALYYPWIKSFDPASGQSVVVPPSGHMAGIWARNDAERGVHKAPANEIVRGAVDLELQITRGEQDLLNPIGVNCIRAFPGRGIRVWGARTMASDPAWRYLNVRRYFNYLEESILIGTQWVVFEPNDHALWARIRRNVSAFLVNEWRSGALFGARPEDAFYVKCDAETNPPESVDLGRVVCEIGIAPVKPAEFVVFRLAQFSGGGGELEE
- a CDS encoding DUF6760 family protein: MTYAADRIEEEVAYLAYHFHWGMDDILDLEHADRRAYVGRTATLVEQAEAKATGR
- a CDS encoding phage tail protein; translation: MSLQPGDALTTHNFGLQIDGVMVEYLQEVSGLSMEQDVIEYQQVSADGKPVVKKMPGVKKAGECTVTRGMTQSPVFSEWINKSIAGDMGSARKNATIMMMDYQNNPVKRYNLRNAWCSKVETSGVKAGDAAALTEQVTIVFEELVIE
- a CDS encoding LysM peptidoglycan-binding domain-containing protein is translated as MAAPTGGKAGASLVRAALAIHQPPTDLGGSMGGRIGEVEFQFNPTQLQMARSAEWRTQRAVAYTRGAPPKFTGAAPATLQLEVFLDSSGTPNSGKVQKQVEMLLSCCEVTPQSVTSKRPSPPWVRFSWGSFNTVQFVAYVTNVSASYTLFNPTGEPIRATCSLALTEVSMPTKGQNPTSGALSARRVHRTVAGDSLASLAWREYGDATRWRLIAEANDIDDPMRLRPGTELLLPAADEARPGPVTVPAHVES
- a CDS encoding phage tail protein — translated: MPSPKDPGSTVFFKLTIDGQDLGLFNGCDGLSSEVEVEQRQEGGNNGFVWQLPTRVTFSTIRLTRPLTADTARVAAWISSIATGISRPTAQIAALRADGSIVAQWGLVEVLPVRWQGPSLSPDSPAVATETLEIAHHGFTDAGGA
- a CDS encoding VgrG-related protein, giving the protein MSEKTYTSVLHAEIGGSVLPDKLAVLLVEGWVDASVNVPSAFQLTFADEGGDILEKFPQIKVGAKAVLCPFTDGVRGKPMLTGEVTALEVDSDGGGKQLVVRGYDPGHRLLRNRRVHGFPNMTASDIVRRVAAANKVKLGKIESTPTVYELATQPNITDWDFLSRLAQENDTHLSFDEDGKLCFAKLAPAAGAPSDSTPAAQSPYVLEFGHNALHSRVAVTAAGQVATAGVRGWDMRAKRALSAQSPAVRSKDIVADITPAQLSQPFGKAELTETGWPYTTQAQVTHAARALADDVAGSFAEIEVAVTGNPDLRPGRPVALKGAGFPFEGKYTATGVRHLFESGRPFTTWLTVSGRQFRSLYGLASGGADAAPPMPGVAMALVSNAKDPLKMHRVKLRFPWLSETYESDWCRVAQLGGVRGGGLMLPEVGDEVLVAFDRGSLEHPYVLAGLYNGRDKPTPNTDGLQPIDPTSGRVNWRSVSSRSGHIMELVDAKSRMKSGIRLQTGNGRLTVHMDEARTSVTIRSDGTVSISGTRNVSIRAGGNLSLTAGGSLTMSAGGAVDIKAGAKFGVNAGGMADINATGVVSLKSAGAVAVNAVGAVSVTAAGAVAVNAGAAAAITSPATVALTAPAVLRNGIPF